A genomic segment from Dietzia psychralcaliphila encodes:
- a CDS encoding sensor histidine kinase yields MPARTVGWGSTPISLHQRVTLLAASSVGVAVALMAVAAYFVVSGSMYSDVNNRLQQQADQLVNSQLASEFALQSRSTLIALRAFNPNLDAQIVAPSGVRTATGEPFQIGSPEIAVVRGEAESSLRTAGGKQIYAVGVRDGSTLILAQDLSPTRAALNRLAIVLTLVGAAGIALAAVAGTAVGRTGLAPVARLTRAVERIARTDDLRPIPVTGDDEIARLTASFNQMLVALGESRERQSRLVADAGHELKTPLTSLRTNVELLIAASRPGAPTIPAADRGALEVDVIGQISELSQLVGDLVELAREDSGDVELEPVAVSEAVERALERVRRRRHDVQFDVDLAPWYSFGDNAGIERAVLNICDNAAKWSPTGGTVTVRMNPVSESVVELTVADQGPGIPEADRQLVFERFHRSREARAMPGSGLGLAIVRQVVTRHGGTVEIHDADGGGTEVRMTIPGCELPPN; encoded by the coding sequence GTGCCAGCCCGCACGGTGGGGTGGGGCTCCACACCGATCTCCCTGCACCAGCGGGTGACCCTGTTGGCGGCCAGTTCGGTGGGCGTAGCGGTGGCCTTGATGGCCGTCGCGGCGTACTTCGTCGTGTCCGGGTCGATGTACAGCGACGTCAACAACCGACTCCAGCAACAGGCCGATCAACTGGTCAACAGTCAGCTCGCCTCGGAGTTCGCTCTCCAGTCCCGCAGCACGCTGATCGCTCTGCGGGCCTTCAACCCCAATCTGGACGCGCAGATCGTCGCACCCTCCGGCGTCCGGACCGCCACCGGTGAACCGTTCCAGATCGGCAGCCCCGAGATCGCGGTGGTGCGGGGCGAGGCCGAGTCGAGTCTGCGGACGGCCGGCGGCAAGCAGATCTACGCGGTGGGGGTCCGCGACGGGTCCACACTCATCCTGGCGCAGGACCTGAGCCCCACCAGGGCGGCCCTTAATCGCCTCGCGATCGTCCTGACACTGGTGGGTGCCGCGGGAATCGCGCTCGCGGCGGTGGCCGGTACGGCGGTGGGGCGCACGGGACTTGCCCCGGTCGCCCGGCTGACGAGGGCGGTGGAGCGGATCGCCCGGACCGACGACCTTCGACCCATCCCGGTGACGGGGGACGACGAGATCGCCCGACTCACCGCGAGCTTCAACCAGATGCTCGTCGCGCTGGGGGAGAGCAGGGAGCGACAATCGAGGCTCGTGGCCGACGCCGGACACGAGCTCAAGACACCCCTGACCAGTCTGCGGACCAACGTGGAACTGCTGATCGCCGCGAGCCGCCCGGGCGCTCCCACCATCCCGGCTGCCGACAGGGGGGCCCTCGAGGTCGATGTGATCGGTCAGATCTCCGAGCTCAGCCAGCTGGTCGGGGACCTCGTCGAGCTCGCGCGCGAAGATTCCGGGGATGTCGAGCTCGAGCCGGTCGCGGTGTCCGAGGCGGTGGAGCGGGCCCTCGAGCGGGTTCGTCGGCGGCGCCACGACGTGCAGTTCGACGTCGACCTGGCGCCCTGGTACTCGTTCGGCGACAACGCGGGGATCGAGCGTGCGGTGCTGAACATCTGCGACAACGCCGCCAAGTGGAGCCCCACCGGGGGCACGGTCACGGTCCGGATGAATCCGGTCTCGGAATCGGTCGTGGAGTTGACCGTCGCCGACCAGGGGCCGGGAATCCCGGAAGCGGACCGGCAACTGGTCTTCGAACGATTCCACCGCTCGCGGGAGGCGCGGGCGATGCCGGGCTCGGGGCTCGGATTGGCGATCGTCCGTCAGGTGGTGACCCGGCACGGTGGGACGGTGGAGATCCACGACGCCGACGGCGGTGGTACCGAGGTGCGGATGACGATCCCCGGTTGCGAACTCCCCCCGAACTGA
- a CDS encoding response regulator transcription factor, with translation MKILVVDDDQAVRESLRRSLTFNGYSVELAGDGIEAVERLDANRPDAVILDVMMPRRDGLEVCRILRSRGDDLPVLMLTARDAVSERVAGLDAGADDYLPKPFALEELLARLRALLRRRGPEAEDVDEVLEFEDLRMDLATREVTRGERRIQLTRTEFSLLELLLHHPRRVLTRSHILEEVWGYDFPTSGNALEVYIGYLRRKTEGDGESRLIHTVRGVGYVLRETP, from the coding sequence ATGAAGATCCTCGTTGTGGACGACGACCAGGCCGTCCGTGAATCCCTGCGCCGCTCCCTCACGTTCAACGGTTACTCCGTGGAGCTCGCGGGGGACGGAATCGAGGCTGTCGAGCGACTGGACGCGAACCGTCCGGACGCGGTGATCCTCGACGTGATGATGCCCCGCCGCGACGGCCTCGAGGTGTGCCGGATCCTGCGTAGCCGGGGGGATGACCTCCCTGTGCTCATGCTGACCGCCCGGGACGCGGTGTCGGAGCGGGTGGCGGGCCTGGACGCGGGTGCCGACGACTACCTGCCCAAGCCCTTCGCCCTGGAGGAGCTGCTTGCCCGGCTGCGGGCGTTGCTGCGCCGTCGGGGACCTGAGGCGGAGGACGTCGACGAGGTGTTGGAGTTCGAGGACCTGCGGATGGACCTGGCGACCCGCGAGGTCACCCGTGGTGAGCGCCGGATCCAGCTGACCCGCACCGAGTTCTCCCTGCTCGAGTTGCTCCTGCACCATCCCCGCCGTGTCCTCACCCGGAGTCACATCCTGGAGGAGGTGTGGGGCTATGACTTCCCCACCTCGGGGAACGCTCTCGAGGTGTACATCGGCTACCTCCGCCGTAAGACCGAAGGCGACGGCGAGAGTCGTCTGATCCACACCGTTCGTGGCGTGGGATACGTGTTGCGCGAGACGCCGTAG
- the rpmF gene encoding 50S ribosomal protein L32, whose product MAVPKRRLSRANTHSRRSQWKADNPALQETKIDGRAVVLPRRLVKAAKLGLVDLDR is encoded by the coding sequence ATGGCAGTTCCGAAGCGTCGCCTCTCGCGCGCCAACACCCATTCCCGCCGCTCGCAGTGGAAGGCCGACAACCCGGCCCTCCAGGAGACCAAGATCGACGGCCGCGCCGTGGTGCTGCCGCGTCGACTGGTCAAGGCCGCGAAGCTCGGCCTCGTCGACCTCGACCGCTGA
- a CDS encoding type B 50S ribosomal protein L31: MKNDIHPDYHPVVFQDAGTGTKFLTRSTATSQRTVEWEDGNSYPLIVVDVTSESHPFWTGAQRVMDTAGRVEKFQRRYGNRTRRTK, translated from the coding sequence ATGAAGAACGACATCCACCCCGACTACCACCCGGTGGTCTTCCAGGACGCGGGCACGGGCACCAAGTTCCTCACCCGTTCCACCGCGACCAGCCAGCGCACCGTCGAGTGGGAGGACGGCAACTCCTACCCGCTCATCGTCGTGGACGTGACCAGCGAGTCGCACCCGTTCTGGACCGGCGCGCAGCGCGTCATGGACACGGCCGGCCGTGTCGAGAAGTTCCAGCGCCGTTACGGCAACCGCACCCGCCGCACCAAGTGA
- the rpmB gene encoding 50S ribosomal protein L28 produces MSAHCQVTGRKPGFGKSVSHSHRRTNRRWNPNIQRRSYFVPSEGRRVTLTVSTKGIKTIDRDGIEAVVARIRARGEKI; encoded by the coding sequence ATGTCGGCGCATTGCCAGGTAACGGGACGGAAGCCGGGTTTCGGCAAGTCCGTCTCGCACTCACACCGCAGGACCAACCGTCGCTGGAACCCGAACATCCAGCGCCGTAGCTACTTCGTGCCCTCCGAGGGTCGTCGCGTCACGCTGACGGTCTCGACCAAGGGCATCAAGACCATCGACCGCGATGGCATCGAGGCCGTCGTGGCCCGTATCCGCGCCCGTGGGGAGAAGATCTGA
- the rpmG gene encoding 50S ribosomal protein L33 — protein sequence MARNDVRPIIKLKSTAGTGFTYVTRKNRRNNPDRIVLKKFDPVVRKHVEFREER from the coding sequence ATGGCACGTAACGACGTTCGACCCATCATCAAGCTCAAGTCCACGGCCGGGACCGGGTTCACCTACGTGACCCGCAAGAACCGCCGTAACAACCCGGACCGCATCGTCCTCAAGAAGTTCGACCCGGTCGTCCGCAAGCACGTCGAATTCCGAGAGGAGCGCTGA
- the rpsN gene encoding 30S ribosomal protein S14, translated as MAKKSKIARNEQRKAKVARFAERRAELKAVIKNPESTDEARMDAQTALNKMPRDASPVRVRNRDVADGRPRGYLRKFGLSRVRMREMAHRGELPGVTKSSW; from the coding sequence GTGGCCAAGAAGTCAAAGATCGCGCGTAACGAGCAGCGCAAGGCCAAGGTGGCCCGATTCGCCGAGCGGCGCGCCGAGCTCAAGGCTGTCATCAAGAACCCCGAGAGCACGGACGAGGCGCGTATGGACGCCCAGACCGCGCTCAACAAGATGCCGCGTGACGCCTCGCCCGTGCGGGTGCGTAACCGCGACGTCGCCGACGGCCGCCCGCGCGGCTACCTCCGTAAGTTCGGTCTCTCCCGCGTCCGGATGCGCGAGATGGCCCACCGTGGCGAGCTGCCCGGTGTCACGAAGTCGAGTTGGTGA
- the rpsR gene encoding 30S ribosomal protein S18: MAKARSTPSKKVRAQEGRRPKKNPLKVAGIETVDYKDVNTLRTFISDRGKIRSRRVTGLTPQQQRQVAVAVKNAREMALLPFTSR; the protein is encoded by the coding sequence ATGGCTAAAGCGCGTAGCACTCCGTCCAAGAAGGTCCGGGCCCAGGAAGGCCGTCGTCCCAAGAAGAACCCGTTGAAGGTCGCGGGTATCGAGACGGTCGACTACAAGGACGTCAACACCCTCCGCACGTTCATCTCCGATCGTGGCAAGATCCGTTCACGCCGCGTCACCGGCCTCACGCCGCAGCAGCAGCGTCAGGTCGCCGTCGCGGTCAAGAACGCCCGCGAGATGGCTTTGCTGCCGTTCACCAGTCGCTGA
- a CDS encoding AEC family transporter translates to MVGVLNGFAVIVALVALGWLLARSRVLGTDARLVLNRLVFFVATPALLFDALARTTLDQVFTGVFVVSAGTALVMALAYVLIAKVWLRRPAADLAVGALAASYVNSANLGIPIAVYVLGDFGFVMPLLLFQVAVLQPVAIAVLERAARTEGTTDGRGGAFASALQAARTPLVLAALAGVVVAALPWTPPDPLLEPVHLVGQISVPGALLVFGMSLYGVKVLEAGASPRREIWLASVLKLVAHPLLAYAIGSGLMGMRGHELLTVVVAAALPTAQNVLVVATRYGHGTLLARDSAVLTTLGALPVLLLVSALLA, encoded by the coding sequence GTGGTCGGCGTCCTTAACGGCTTCGCCGTGATCGTCGCTCTCGTCGCACTGGGTTGGCTGCTCGCCCGCTCCCGGGTCCTCGGCACCGACGCGCGCCTAGTGCTCAACCGGCTCGTGTTCTTCGTCGCCACCCCGGCCCTGCTGTTCGACGCCCTCGCCCGCACCACGCTCGACCAGGTCTTCACCGGCGTCTTCGTGGTCTCCGCCGGTACGGCGCTCGTGATGGCGCTGGCCTACGTTCTCATCGCGAAAGTGTGGCTCCGACGACCGGCCGCCGACCTCGCCGTCGGCGCCCTGGCCGCCAGCTACGTCAACTCCGCCAACCTGGGTATCCCCATCGCCGTGTACGTCCTGGGGGACTTCGGGTTCGTCATGCCCCTCCTGCTGTTCCAGGTGGCGGTGCTGCAGCCGGTCGCCATTGCCGTCCTCGAGCGCGCCGCCCGGACGGAGGGCACGACGGACGGCCGTGGAGGTGCATTCGCCTCGGCGCTCCAGGCAGCCCGGACCCCCCTCGTCCTGGCCGCTCTCGCCGGGGTGGTGGTGGCCGCCCTGCCCTGGACACCGCCCGACCCTCTCCTCGAGCCCGTTCACCTGGTGGGTCAGATCTCGGTCCCCGGCGCGCTCCTGGTGTTCGGCATGTCCCTCTACGGCGTCAAGGTGCTCGAGGCCGGCGCCTCGCCGCGCCGGGAGATCTGGCTGGCCAGCGTGCTCAAACTGGTGGCGCACCCTCTGCTCGCCTACGCCATCGGCAGCGGCCTCATGGGCATGCGGGGTCACGAGCTGCTCACCGTGGTGGTGGCCGCCGCCCTGCCCACCGCGCAGAACGTCCTCGTGGTGGCCACCCGCTACGGACACGGGACGCTGCTCGCCCGCGACTCGGCGGTCCTCACCACCCTCGGTGCCCTCCCCGTTCTGCTGCTGGTGTCGGCACTGCTGGCCTGA
- a CDS encoding LacI family DNA-binding transcriptional regulator has product MAPKSRTTLRDVAQAAGVSVPQASLALNGQGRVAAGTVRRVRDAADRLGYRPNPAARALRLGRVDAVGLITRNLSNSYFLDVLRGMEAVTSSRGSHVVVMDSGYDSATELAAVRRMADGQVSALAIAPVGGTEAVDWWRANRPELPIVQINTSPSPVVTTVGPDNTRAVTLAVDHLAGLGHQRIGFVCAPAADAADPDRTQAYLVRAGELGLSPEILPCRLRFDDVRDLVADQLADPGGMRTFLMNSDYTASAVYRAARDAGVEVGRDVSVLGHDDLPTSGLLAPAMTTVAFDRRLVGQIAATELLEPGPAPRTAMVPVHLMVRDSVADLRR; this is encoded by the coding sequence ATGGCGCCGAAGAGCAGGACCACGTTGCGCGACGTCGCGCAGGCTGCCGGCGTCTCCGTCCCGCAGGCCAGCCTGGCGCTCAACGGACAGGGTCGTGTCGCAGCCGGCACGGTGCGCCGTGTGCGTGACGCCGCCGACAGGCTGGGGTACCGCCCCAACCCGGCCGCGCGCGCCCTGCGGCTGGGTCGTGTGGACGCCGTGGGACTCATCACCAGAAACCTCTCCAACTCCTATTTCCTCGATGTGCTCCGAGGGATGGAGGCCGTCACCTCCTCGCGGGGTTCGCACGTGGTCGTCATGGACTCCGGTTACGATTCCGCGACCGAACTGGCGGCGGTACGCCGCATGGCCGACGGACAGGTGAGCGCCCTGGCGATCGCCCCGGTCGGCGGGACGGAGGCGGTCGACTGGTGGCGGGCCAACCGCCCCGAACTGCCGATCGTCCAGATCAACACATCGCCCTCCCCCGTGGTCACCACGGTGGGCCCGGACAACACCAGGGCCGTGACCCTGGCGGTCGACCATCTCGCGGGCCTGGGCCACCAACGGATCGGCTTCGTCTGCGCGCCGGCGGCGGACGCCGCCGATCCGGACCGCACCCAGGCCTACCTCGTTCGTGCGGGAGAACTGGGACTGAGCCCGGAGATCCTGCCCTGCCGACTGCGTTTCGACGACGTGCGGGATCTCGTCGCCGACCAGCTCGCCGACCCGGGAGGCATGCGCACCTTCCTCATGAACTCCGACTACACCGCCTCCGCGGTGTACCGGGCCGCTCGGGACGCGGGGGTCGAGGTGGGGCGCGACGTGAGCGTGCTCGGACACGACGACCTGCCCACGTCGGGGCTGCTCGCGCCGGCCATGACAACGGTTGCCTTCGACCGCCGGCTCGTCGGGCAGATCGCCGCGACCGAACTCCTCGAGCCCGGGCCGGCGCCCCGCACCGCGATGGTCCCCGTCCACCTGATGGTCCGCGACTCCGTCGCCGACCTCCGCCGCTGA
- a CDS encoding extracellular solute-binding protein has product MTLSRTLRTLAATAAAGLALTACGNADTAGEEAPSTAAGDSGTVITYNSPSEWGNFGEVLAAFSDETGISAPNDPKNSGQTLAALQAEAASPVADSAYVGIAFADQLVQADLLSAYTPEGVESIDEDLRDPDGRWHTLHTGAVAFIVNKDHLGDAEVPRTWEDLTKPEYRGKVGYLDPTQAAVGYSVATAANEAMGGDLDNWEPGLEYLSRLKDNGAVTPAQTATALVGQGEIPILIDTDFNGYKLQEEGIDVEVVIPEEGSLLIPYVVGIVNGAPNRDNAEELLNFYFSEQGQQLFARGFMRPVIGSIPDDMAAKMLPDADYERARTVDYVKQGAVQEDFIAAFTAEVGR; this is encoded by the coding sequence ATGACTCTCTCACGCACCCTGCGCACGCTCGCTGCGACCGCCGCAGCCGGACTCGCCCTGACCGCCTGCGGCAACGCCGACACCGCTGGCGAGGAAGCCCCGTCGACCGCGGCCGGGGACTCCGGCACGGTCATCACCTACAACAGCCCCTCGGAGTGGGGGAACTTCGGCGAGGTGCTGGCGGCCTTCTCGGACGAGACGGGGATCTCCGCCCCGAACGACCCCAAGAACTCGGGACAGACGCTCGCCGCTCTCCAGGCCGAGGCCGCCTCCCCCGTCGCCGACTCCGCCTACGTCGGCATCGCGTTCGCCGACCAGCTGGTGCAGGCGGATCTGCTCAGCGCCTACACCCCCGAGGGAGTGGAGTCGATCGACGAGGACCTCCGCGATCCCGACGGCCGGTGGCACACCCTGCACACCGGCGCGGTGGCGTTCATCGTCAACAAGGATCATCTCGGGGACGCCGAGGTGCCGCGGACGTGGGAGGACCTGACCAAGCCCGAGTACCGCGGCAAGGTGGGATACCTCGACCCGACCCAGGCCGCGGTCGGCTACTCGGTCGCCACCGCCGCCAACGAGGCGATGGGCGGGGACCTGGACAACTGGGAGCCCGGTCTGGAGTACCTCAGCCGACTCAAGGACAACGGCGCCGTGACGCCGGCCCAGACCGCGACCGCGCTGGTGGGCCAGGGCGAGATCCCGATCCTCATCGACACGGATTTCAACGGCTACAAGCTGCAGGAGGAGGGGATCGACGTCGAGGTCGTGATCCCCGAGGAGGGCAGCCTCCTCATCCCCTACGTCGTGGGGATCGTCAACGGCGCGCCCAATCGGGACAACGCGGAGGAGCTCCTCAACTTCTACTTCTCCGAGCAGGGTCAGCAGCTCTTCGCCCGCGGGTTCATGCGTCCGGTGATCGGGTCGATCCCGGACGATATGGCCGCCAAGATGCTCCCGGACGCCGACTACGAGCGGGCCCGCACCGTCGACTACGTCAAGCAGGGTGCGGTCCAGGAGGACTTCATCGCCGCCTTCACCGCCGAGGTCGGTCGTTGA
- a CDS encoding ABC transporter permease subunit, whose amino-acid sequence MTVRTRVSPTAAGGPRWGWLAAVPGVVFLLAFALYPLVSLMQNAVGLGRTGLREESGLTADYLVAALSSEAIQRAVVNSLAVCVSAVGIAIALSIPLVLHLAARSHAGRNTSPVDSAFTLPVALPGTIIGFFAVVLLGNTGLLGLWFPQLAGTAYIIPGLVVAYTYFSLPRIIGPLRGAAENLDPAMPETARSLGAGRARVFVTVTLPLLLPAIIEASGTALAVALGGYGTIAVLARGDRLLPLEVVDGLSSAGFNIATASANALILAVLAAAFLLAGRAVARITERMVAR is encoded by the coding sequence TTGACCGTCCGCACCCGGGTGTCCCCCACCGCGGCGGGTGGTCCCCGCTGGGGATGGCTCGCCGCGGTCCCGGGGGTCGTCTTCCTCCTGGCGTTCGCTCTGTACCCACTGGTCTCTCTGATGCAGAACGCCGTCGGGCTCGGACGTACCGGGCTGCGGGAGGAGTCGGGGCTCACCGCCGACTACCTCGTCGCCGCCCTCAGTTCGGAGGCGATCCAGCGCGCGGTGGTCAACTCGCTCGCGGTGTGTGTCTCGGCGGTGGGGATCGCCATCGCCCTGTCGATCCCGCTGGTCCTGCACCTGGCGGCCCGCTCGCACGCCGGACGCAACACCTCACCGGTGGATTCAGCCTTCACGCTTCCCGTCGCCCTCCCCGGGACGATCATCGGGTTCTTCGCCGTGGTCCTGCTGGGCAACACTGGTCTGCTCGGCCTGTGGTTCCCGCAGCTGGCGGGCACCGCCTACATCATCCCCGGACTCGTGGTGGCCTACACCTACTTCTCCCTACCGAGAATCATCGGACCGCTCCGAGGTGCCGCGGAGAACCTGGATCCGGCGATGCCCGAGACCGCGCGTTCACTGGGCGCCGGACGCGCCCGGGTCTTCGTCACCGTCACCCTTCCCCTGCTGCTGCCGGCGATCATCGAGGCGTCGGGGACCGCGCTGGCGGTCGCGCTCGGGGGATACGGCACGATCGCCGTCCTCGCCCGCGGCGACCGACTGCTCCCGCTCGAGGTGGTGGACGGTCTCAGCTCCGCCGGGTTCAACATCGCCACCGCGTCCGCCAACGCCCTGATCCTGGCGGTCCTGGCCGCCGCGTTCCTGCTCGCCGGCCGGGCGGTCGCCCGGATCACCGAGAGGATGGTCGCCCGATGA
- a CDS encoding ABC transporter permease, translating to MTASRVWLWLMLGVVLVPMIATLVVATSVSFIAGPYTGGFTLDWMGLGFRLLSPTLLHSATVGVAVAVINLVVGGPLAWWSSRSSSFTARAVGYLATVPLAVPGIAISVALIGTYAELRPSGLLLLIGHVVFTLPFTLAALVPVLASDRLDECEQVALSLGASRVRQVLTITIPWCLVAIVQAAAMSYALSYGEFNISFFVNAPANPTAPFALFDAYQTRRLELASAMSVWFIVSLLPVFAVLVALRARMHERSLS from the coding sequence ATGACCGCGTCCCGCGTCTGGCTGTGGCTCATGCTCGGCGTCGTCCTGGTCCCCATGATCGCGACATTGGTCGTCGCGACCAGCGTGAGCTTCATCGCGGGCCCGTACACCGGCGGGTTCACACTGGACTGGATGGGCCTCGGGTTCCGGCTGCTCTCCCCCACCCTCCTGCACAGCGCCACCGTCGGGGTGGCCGTCGCAGTGATCAACCTCGTCGTGGGCGGCCCGCTCGCGTGGTGGTCGTCCCGCTCCTCCTCCTTCACGGCCCGCGCGGTCGGCTACCTCGCCACGGTCCCGCTGGCCGTCCCGGGTATCGCCATCTCGGTCGCGTTGATCGGCACGTACGCCGAGCTGCGGCCGAGCGGGCTGCTGCTGCTCATCGGCCACGTCGTGTTCACGCTGCCCTTCACCCTGGCCGCGCTGGTCCCCGTCCTCGCCTCCGATCGGTTGGACGAGTGCGAGCAGGTCGCGCTGAGCCTCGGTGCCTCCCGGGTGCGGCAGGTCCTCACCATCACCATCCCGTGGTGCCTGGTCGCGATAGTCCAGGCCGCGGCGATGTCGTACGCCCTGAGCTACGGCGAGTTCAACATCAGCTTCTTCGTCAACGCCCCGGCTAATCCCACGGCGCCGTTCGCCCTGTTCGACGCCTATCAGACGCGGCGGCTCGAACTGGCGTCGGCGATGTCCGTGTGGTTCATCGTCTCCCTGCTCCCGGTGTTCGCGGTTCTCGTCGCGCTGCGCGCCCGCATGCACGAAAGGTCCCTGTCATGA
- a CDS encoding ABC transporter ATP-binding protein: protein MNTSAMSTSVASTSPGLALDDVSVRYGDTLAVDGVTIDVREGEILALVGPSGCGKTSVLRSIAGMVRPSTGRIRIGGTDVTSTPPARRNIGLVPQSYAMFPHMSVRGNVEYGLRARGVNRAERTRRTDELLELVHLSEYAGRRPGALSGGQRQRVALARALAIDPTVLLLDEPLSALDPQLRAGLRRSLSANLAQVGCTTVIVTHDQQEALALAHSIAIVRDGRVIQHGTPDDLWNHPVDEFVADFLGSGRILETLRTPDAVEVLGGRWRIPESGIDVTRVERDSPGSGGRVLVRRDSLRIADADTPGSTTARVLHAEFAGTVTRLRIDVHGTELDMDHVGPADLGPIVTVAARDEGIVLL, encoded by the coding sequence ATGAACACCTCGGCCATGAGCACCTCCGTCGCGAGTACCTCCCCCGGTCTGGCCCTCGACGACGTCTCCGTCCGGTACGGCGACACCCTCGCCGTCGACGGAGTCACGATCGACGTCCGCGAGGGTGAGATCCTCGCCCTGGTCGGCCCCAGCGGGTGCGGAAAGACCTCCGTCCTCCGGTCGATCGCCGGCATGGTCCGTCCGTCCACCGGACGGATCCGCATCGGGGGCACCGACGTCACCTCCACGCCACCCGCTCGCCGCAACATCGGACTGGTCCCCCAGTCGTACGCGATGTTCCCGCACATGTCGGTGCGCGGGAACGTCGAGTACGGGTTGCGGGCGCGCGGGGTGAACCGGGCCGAACGGACCCGTCGCACCGACGAACTCCTCGAACTGGTCCACTTGTCGGAGTACGCGGGACGGCGGCCCGGTGCACTCTCCGGTGGCCAGCGCCAACGGGTGGCCCTGGCCCGGGCACTGGCGATCGACCCCACGGTTCTCCTCCTGGACGAGCCCCTCTCCGCGCTCGACCCACAACTACGGGCAGGTCTGCGCCGGAGCCTGTCCGCGAACCTCGCCCAGGTCGGGTGCACCACGGTGATCGTCACCCACGACCAGCAGGAGGCGCTGGCGCTCGCCCACTCGATCGCGATAGTCCGGGACGGCCGTGTGATCCAGCACGGGACGCCTGATGACCTCTGGAACCACCCGGTCGACGAGTTCGTGGCAGATTTCCTGGGTTCGGGCCGAATCCTCGAGACCTTGCGCACCCCGGACGCGGTCGAGGTGCTGGGCGGCCGGTGGCGGATCCCGGAATCCGGCATCGACGTCACCCGCGTGGAGCGTGATTCCCCGGGTTCCGGTGGCCGGGTACTCGTCCGCCGCGACTCCCTGCGGATCGCTGACGCGGACACTCCGGGATCCACCACCGCCCGCGTACTCCACGCCGAGTTCGCCGGCACCGTCACCCGGCTGCGCATCGATGTGCACGGCACGGAACTCGACATGGACCACGTCGGGCCCGCCGACCTCGGTCCGATCGTCACCGTGGCCGCCAGAGACGAAGGGATCGTGTTGCTGTGA
- a CDS encoding MBL fold metallo-hydrolase codes for MTTVEVLGCNATAPGRTGAASSYLVREEATAVLVDAGPGSLLSFARTHDLSELSGIVVTHLHADHSLDLMAWAYRWTFPDVLPRIPLYVPAEEMGRLERFDELFGIPTLPTMVSPIRSAFDVRGLELDSRTPVGIGSWTITPHRALHSVPSAALRFAGADGVVCFSSDTGPCRGVVDAATGADVFVCESTVLAADDDVIHGHGHLTPELAAGIASEAGARHLVLTHFARPEEAQEMGRIASRHFDGPVTVAREGATVSVDAR; via the coding sequence GTGACCACCGTCGAGGTTCTCGGCTGCAACGCCACCGCCCCCGGCCGGACCGGAGCCGCGTCGAGCTACCTGGTCCGGGAGGAGGCGACCGCCGTGCTCGTGGACGCCGGACCCGGATCCCTGCTCAGCTTCGCGCGCACCCACGACCTGTCCGAGCTGAGCGGCATCGTGGTGACCCACCTACACGCGGACCACAGCCTCGACCTCATGGCCTGGGCGTACCGCTGGACGTTCCCCGACGTACTCCCGCGGATCCCGCTCTACGTACCGGCGGAGGAGATGGGCCGTCTCGAGCGATTCGACGAGCTCTTCGGGATACCCACCCTGCCGACCATGGTCTCCCCCATCCGGTCCGCCTTCGACGTGCGCGGACTGGAGCTCGACTCAAGGACTCCCGTCGGGATCGGCAGCTGGACGATCACCCCTCATCGCGCGCTGCACTCGGTGCCGTCCGCCGCACTGCGGTTCGCGGGCGCGGACGGGGTGGTCTGCTTCTCCTCGGACACCGGCCCGTGCCGCGGAGTCGTCGACGCAGCCACCGGGGCGGACGTGTTCGTGTGCGAATCCACCGTCCTGGCCGCCGACGACGACGTGATCCACGGCCACGGGCACCTCACGCCGGAACTCGCCGCCGGGATCGCCTCCGAGGCCGGGGCACGTCATCTCGTCCTCACCCACTTCGCGCGGCCGGAGGAGGCGCAGGAGATGGGACGGATCGCGTCACGCCACTTCGACGGCCCGGTGACGGTGGCGCGAGAGGGCGCGACCGTGTCTGTGGACGCGCGGTAG